One window from the genome of Salvelinus namaycush isolate Seneca chromosome 19, SaNama_1.0, whole genome shotgun sequence encodes:
- the LOC120064224 gene encoding splicing factor 3B subunit 1 isoform X1, translating to MAKIAKTHEDIEAQILEIQGMKAALVEEGADQGVGLDSTGYYDQEIYGGSDSRFAGYVTSIAANEQEDDDEEDSSTSLLGQKKPGYHAPVAILNAIPQSDEQYDPFAEHRPAKIAEREDEYKARRRQMIISPERLDPFADGGKTPDPKLQSRSYMDVMKEQHLTKEEKEIRQQMAEKAKTGDLKAVNGSAASQAAAAAAAAKRKRRWDQTAEKQDQSGTPSNAGTPKKMSSWDQADQAAEQTPGHTPGHTPSNSRWDETPGRNKGSETPGATPSSRMWDPTPSHTPAGAATPGRGDTPGHTTPGHGGATGSVRKNRWDETPKTERETPGHGSGWAETPRTDRGDESVGETPTPGASKRKSRWDETPASQMGSSTPLMTPGKTPIGTPAMNMATPSPGHLMSMTPEQLQAWRWEREIDERNRPLTDDELDAMFPEGYKVLPPPAGYVPIRTPARKLSATPTPMGGMTGFHMQQEDRSMKQINDQPSGNLPFLKPDDIQYFDKLLVEVDESTLSPEEQKERKIMKLLLKIKNGTPPMRKAALRQITDKAREFGAGPLFNQILPLLMSPTLEDQERHLLVKVIDRILYKLDDLVRPYVHKILVVIEPLLIDEDYYARVEGREIISNLAKAAGLATMISTMRPDIDNMDEYVRNTTARAFAVVASALGIPSLLPFLKAVCKSKKSWQARHTGIKIVQQIAILMGCAILPHLRSLVEIIEHGLVDEQQKVRTISALAIAALAEAATPYGIESFDSVLKPLWKGIRQHRGKGLAAFLKAIGYLIPLMDAEYANYYTREVMLILIREFQSPDEEMKKIVLKVVKQCCGTDGVEANYIKTEILPPFFKHFWQHRMALDRRNYRQLVDTTVELANKVGAAEIISRIVDDLKDEAEQYRKMVMETIEKIMGNLGAADIDHKLEEQLIDGILYAFQEQTTEDSVMLNGFGTVVNALGKRVKPYLPQICGTVLWRLNNKSAKVRQQAADLISRTAVVMKTCQEEKLMGHLGVVLYEYLGEEYPEVLGSILGALKAIVNVIGMHKMTPPIKDLLPRLTPILKNRHEKVQENCIDLVGRIADRGAEYVSAREWMRICFELLELLKAHKKAIRRATVNTFGYIAKAIGPHDVLATLLNNLKVQERQNRVCTTVAIAIVAETCSPFTVLPALMNEYRVPELNVQNGVLKSLSFLFEYIGEMGKDYIYAVTPLLEDALMDRDLVHRQTASAVVQHMSLGVYGFGCEDSLNHLLNYVWPNVFETSPHVIQAVMGALEGLRVAIGPCRMLQYCLQGLFHPARKVRDVYWKIYNSIYIGSQDALIAHYPHVYNDEKNPYLRYELEYFL from the exons ATGGCGAAGATCGCCAAAACACACGAAG ACATCGAGGCCCAGATCCTGGAGATCCAGGGCATGAAAGCTGCCCTGGTGGAGGAGGGAGCAGATCAGGGTGTGGGCCTGGACTCCACTGGATACTACGACCAGGAGATCTACGGTGGCAGCGACAGCCGCTTCGCTGGATATGTCACCTCCATCGCGGCCAATGAACAGGAGGAT GATGATGAGGAGGACTCGTCAACGAGTCTACTTGGACAGAAGAAACCGGGATATCACGCTCCAGTGGCTATACTCAATGCAATACCACAGTCAGATGAACAG taCGACCCGTTCGCCGAACACCGGCCCGCTAAGATTGCAGAGCGTGAAGACGAGTACAAGGCCAGACGTCGACAGATGATCATCTCTCCGGAGCGACTTGACCCCTTTGCAGATG GGGGCAAAACGCCGGACCCCAAGCTGCAGTCCAGGTCGTACATGGACGTCATGAAGGAGCAGCACCTGACCAAAGAGGAG AAAGAGATCCGTCAGCAGATGGCAGAGAAGGCCAAAACAGGAGACCTGAAGGCTGTCAACGGCTCTGCTGCCTCccaggctgctgctgctgccgccgcCGCAAAGCGAAAACGCCGCTGGGACCAGACGGCCGAGAAACAGGACCAATCAGGAACCCCCAGCAACGCCGGCACACCTAAGAAGATGTCCAGCTGGGACCAGGCCGATCAGGCTGCTGAG CAGACCCCAGGACACACACCTGGCCACACCCCCTCCAACAGCCGCTGGGACGAGACCCCAGGAAGGAACAAGGGCAGTGAGACCCCAGGGGCCACCCCCAGCTCCCGAATGTGGGACCCCACCCCTAGCCACACCCCAGCTGGAGCAGCTACACCAGGCAGAGGGGACACACCGGGACACACCACCCCTGGACACGGGGGAGCCACAGGCAGCGTGCGAAAAAACCGATGGGACGAAACCCCCAAGACGGAGAGGGAGACCCCTGGTCATGGAAGTGGTTGGGCCGAGACCCCCCGTACAGACAGAGGAGACGAGTCAGTGGGAGAGACCCCCACCCCCGGGGCCAGTAAAAGGAAGTCCCGTTGGGACGAGACCCCCGCCAGCCAGATGGGCTCTTCCACCCCACTGATGACCCCTGGGAAAACTCCCATCGGAACCCCTGCCATGAATATGGCCACTCCTTCTCCAG GTCACCTGATGAGCATGACCCCAGAGCAGCTGCAGGCCTGGCGTTGGGAGAGGGAGATAGACGAGAGGAACCGACCTCTCACAGACGATGAGCTGGATGCCATGTTCCCAGAAGgatacaag GTCCTTCCCCCACCAGCAGGCTATGTGCCCATCCGTACCCCGGCCCGGAAGCTGTCTGCCACCCCCACCCCCATGGGGGGCATGACGGGCTTCCATATGCAGCAGGAGGACCGCTCCATGAAGCAGATCAACGACCAGCCCAGTGGGAACCTGCCCTTCCTCAAACCAGACGACATTCAGTACTTTGACAAACTGCTGGTTGAGGTGGATGAGTCCACTCTGAGCCCAGAGGAACAGAAGGAGCGTAAGATCATGAAACTGCTGCTGAAGATCAAGAACGGAACACCTCCCATGAGAAAG GCTGCCCTGCGTCAGATCACAGACAAGGCGAGGGAGTTTGGAGCAGGGCCCCTGTTCAACCAGATCCTGCCCCTGCTCATGTCTCCTACTCTGGAGGACCAGGAGCGCCACCTGCTGGTCAAGGTCATCGACCGCATCCTCTACAAGCTGGACGATCTCGTCCGCCCATATGTACACAAG ATCCTGGTGGTGATTGAGCCGCTGCTGATTGATGAAGATTACTACGCCAGAGTGGAAGGCAGAGAGATCATCTCTAATTTGGCCAAG gCTGCCGGCCTGGCCACTATGATCTCCACTATGAGACCTGATATTGACAACATGGATGAATACGTCAGAAATACAACAGCAAGAGCTTTTGCTGTCGTAGCGTCCGCTCTGGGTATCCCCTCCCTCTTGCCCTTCCTCAAAGCTGTGTGTAAGAGCAAGAAGTCTTGGCAGGCCCGCCACACGGGCATCAAGATTGTCCAGCAGATCGCCATCCTCATGGGCTGTGCCATCCTGCCCCATCTGAGGAGTCTGGTGGAGATCATCGAGCATG GTCTAGTAGATGAGCAGCAGAAGGTGCGGACCATCAGTGCCCTGGCCATCGCCGCCCTGGCTGAGGCTGCCACGCCCTACGGTATCGAGTCCTTTGACTCCGTACTCAAACCCCTGTGGAAGGGTATCCGACAGCACAGAGGAAAG GGTCTGGCTGCGTTCCTGAAGGCCATTGGCTACCTGATCCCTCTGATGGATGCTGAGTATGCTAACTACTACACCAGAGAGGTCATGCTGATCCTCATCAGAGAGTTCCAGTCCCCTGACGAGGAGATGAAGAAGATCGTGCTCAAG GTGgtgaaacagtgttgtggtaCTGATGGTGTGGAAGCCAACTACATCAAGACCGAGATCCTGCCTCCCTTCTTCAAGCACTTCTGGCAGCACAGGATGGCCCTGGACAGACGCAACTACAGACAG CTGGTGGACACCACAGTGGAGCTTGCCAACAAGGTGGGAGCAGCAGAGATCATCTCTCGTATAGTAGATGACCTGAAGGACGAGGCAGAGCAGTACAGGAAGATGGTGATGGAGACCATAGAGAAGATCATGGGGAACCTGGGAGCTGCTGACATCGACCACAAGCTGGAGGAGCAGCTGATCGACGGCATCCTGTACGCCTTCCAGGAACAGACCACGGAG GACTCTGTGATGTTGAACGGGTTTGGCACGGTGGTGAATGCCCTGGGGAAGAGGGTGAAGCCCTACCTGCCTCAGATCTGTGGTACAGTGCTGTGGCGTCTCAACAACAAGTCCGCCAAGGTCCGCCAGCAGGCTGCTGACCTCATCTCCCGCACCGCCGTGGTCATGAAGACCTGCCAGGAG gagAAGCTGATGGGTCACCTGGGAGTGGTGTTATATGAGTATCTAGGAGAAGAGTATCCTGAAGTACTGGGAAGTATCCTTGGTGCTCTCAAGGCCATCGTCAATGTCATCG GTATGCACAAGATGACTCCACCAATCAAAGACCTGCTACCTCGGCTGACACCCATCTTGAAGAACAGACATGAGAAGGTGCAGGAGAACTGTATTGACCTGGTGGGCAGGATTGCTGACAG GGGTGCTGAGTACGTGTCGGCCAGGGAGTGGATGCGTATCTGCTTTGAGCTGCTGGAGCTCCTCAAGGCCCACAAGAAGGCCATCCGCAGAGCCACTGTCAACACCTTTGGATACATCGCCAAGGCTATCGG acCCCATGACGTGCTGGCCACACTACTCAACAACCTGAAGGTTCAGGAGCGTCAGAACAGAGTGTGTACCACCGTAGCCATCGCCATTGTGGCTGAGACCTGTTCTCCTTTCACCGTGCTCCCCGCCCTCATGAACGAGTACCGCGTGCCTGAGCTCAACGTGCAGAACGGCGTGCTCAAGTCCCTGTCCTTCCTGTTTGAGTACATCGGGGAGATGGGCAAGGACTACATCTATGCTGTCACTCCCCTGCTGGAGGACGCACTGATGGACAG AGACCTGGTCCACAGACAGACTGCCAGTGCCGTGGTGCAGCACATGTCCCTGGGCGTCTACGGCTTCGGCTGTGAGGACTCCCTTAACCACTTGTTGAACTACGTGTGGCCCAACGTGTTTGAGACGTCGCCCCATGTAATCCAGGCTGTCATGGGGGCCCTGGAGGGTCTCAGGGTGGCGATCGGCCCCTGCCGCATGCTGCAGTATTGCCTGCAG GGTCTCTTCCACCCAGCCAGGAAGGTCCGAGACGTCTACTGGAAGATCTATAACTCGATCTACATCGGTTCCCAGGATGCTCTGATCGCTCACTACCCCCACGTCTACAACGATGAGAAGAACCCTTACCTCCGCTATGAGCTGGAGTACTTCCTGTGA
- the LOC120064224 gene encoding splicing factor 3B subunit 1 isoform X2, giving the protein MAKIAKTHEDIEAQILEIQGMKAALVEEGADQGVGLDSTGYYDQEIYGGSDSRFAGYVTSIAANEQEDDDEEDSSTSLLGQKKPGYHAPVAILNAIPQSDEQYDPFAEHRPAKIAEREDEYKARRRQMIISPERLDPFADGGKTPDPKLQSRSYMDVMKEQHLTKEEKEIRQQMAEKAKTGDLKAVNGSAASQAAAAAAAAKRKRRWDQTAEKQDQSGTPSNAGTPKKMSSWDQADQAAETPGHTPGHTPSNSRWDETPGRNKGSETPGATPSSRMWDPTPSHTPAGAATPGRGDTPGHTTPGHGGATGSVRKNRWDETPKTERETPGHGSGWAETPRTDRGDESVGETPTPGASKRKSRWDETPASQMGSSTPLMTPGKTPIGTPAMNMATPSPGHLMSMTPEQLQAWRWEREIDERNRPLTDDELDAMFPEGYKVLPPPAGYVPIRTPARKLSATPTPMGGMTGFHMQQEDRSMKQINDQPSGNLPFLKPDDIQYFDKLLVEVDESTLSPEEQKERKIMKLLLKIKNGTPPMRKAALRQITDKAREFGAGPLFNQILPLLMSPTLEDQERHLLVKVIDRILYKLDDLVRPYVHKILVVIEPLLIDEDYYARVEGREIISNLAKAAGLATMISTMRPDIDNMDEYVRNTTARAFAVVASALGIPSLLPFLKAVCKSKKSWQARHTGIKIVQQIAILMGCAILPHLRSLVEIIEHGLVDEQQKVRTISALAIAALAEAATPYGIESFDSVLKPLWKGIRQHRGKGLAAFLKAIGYLIPLMDAEYANYYTREVMLILIREFQSPDEEMKKIVLKVVKQCCGTDGVEANYIKTEILPPFFKHFWQHRMALDRRNYRQLVDTTVELANKVGAAEIISRIVDDLKDEAEQYRKMVMETIEKIMGNLGAADIDHKLEEQLIDGILYAFQEQTTEDSVMLNGFGTVVNALGKRVKPYLPQICGTVLWRLNNKSAKVRQQAADLISRTAVVMKTCQEEKLMGHLGVVLYEYLGEEYPEVLGSILGALKAIVNVIGMHKMTPPIKDLLPRLTPILKNRHEKVQENCIDLVGRIADRGAEYVSAREWMRICFELLELLKAHKKAIRRATVNTFGYIAKAIGPHDVLATLLNNLKVQERQNRVCTTVAIAIVAETCSPFTVLPALMNEYRVPELNVQNGVLKSLSFLFEYIGEMGKDYIYAVTPLLEDALMDRDLVHRQTASAVVQHMSLGVYGFGCEDSLNHLLNYVWPNVFETSPHVIQAVMGALEGLRVAIGPCRMLQYCLQGLFHPARKVRDVYWKIYNSIYIGSQDALIAHYPHVYNDEKNPYLRYELEYFL; this is encoded by the exons ATGGCGAAGATCGCCAAAACACACGAAG ACATCGAGGCCCAGATCCTGGAGATCCAGGGCATGAAAGCTGCCCTGGTGGAGGAGGGAGCAGATCAGGGTGTGGGCCTGGACTCCACTGGATACTACGACCAGGAGATCTACGGTGGCAGCGACAGCCGCTTCGCTGGATATGTCACCTCCATCGCGGCCAATGAACAGGAGGAT GATGATGAGGAGGACTCGTCAACGAGTCTACTTGGACAGAAGAAACCGGGATATCACGCTCCAGTGGCTATACTCAATGCAATACCACAGTCAGATGAACAG taCGACCCGTTCGCCGAACACCGGCCCGCTAAGATTGCAGAGCGTGAAGACGAGTACAAGGCCAGACGTCGACAGATGATCATCTCTCCGGAGCGACTTGACCCCTTTGCAGATG GGGGCAAAACGCCGGACCCCAAGCTGCAGTCCAGGTCGTACATGGACGTCATGAAGGAGCAGCACCTGACCAAAGAGGAG AAAGAGATCCGTCAGCAGATGGCAGAGAAGGCCAAAACAGGAGACCTGAAGGCTGTCAACGGCTCTGCTGCCTCccaggctgctgctgctgccgccgcCGCAAAGCGAAAACGCCGCTGGGACCAGACGGCCGAGAAACAGGACCAATCAGGAACCCCCAGCAACGCCGGCACACCTAAGAAGATGTCCAGCTGGGACCAGGCCGATCAGGCTGCTGAG ACCCCAGGACACACACCTGGCCACACCCCCTCCAACAGCCGCTGGGACGAGACCCCAGGAAGGAACAAGGGCAGTGAGACCCCAGGGGCCACCCCCAGCTCCCGAATGTGGGACCCCACCCCTAGCCACACCCCAGCTGGAGCAGCTACACCAGGCAGAGGGGACACACCGGGACACACCACCCCTGGACACGGGGGAGCCACAGGCAGCGTGCGAAAAAACCGATGGGACGAAACCCCCAAGACGGAGAGGGAGACCCCTGGTCATGGAAGTGGTTGGGCCGAGACCCCCCGTACAGACAGAGGAGACGAGTCAGTGGGAGAGACCCCCACCCCCGGGGCCAGTAAAAGGAAGTCCCGTTGGGACGAGACCCCCGCCAGCCAGATGGGCTCTTCCACCCCACTGATGACCCCTGGGAAAACTCCCATCGGAACCCCTGCCATGAATATGGCCACTCCTTCTCCAG GTCACCTGATGAGCATGACCCCAGAGCAGCTGCAGGCCTGGCGTTGGGAGAGGGAGATAGACGAGAGGAACCGACCTCTCACAGACGATGAGCTGGATGCCATGTTCCCAGAAGgatacaag GTCCTTCCCCCACCAGCAGGCTATGTGCCCATCCGTACCCCGGCCCGGAAGCTGTCTGCCACCCCCACCCCCATGGGGGGCATGACGGGCTTCCATATGCAGCAGGAGGACCGCTCCATGAAGCAGATCAACGACCAGCCCAGTGGGAACCTGCCCTTCCTCAAACCAGACGACATTCAGTACTTTGACAAACTGCTGGTTGAGGTGGATGAGTCCACTCTGAGCCCAGAGGAACAGAAGGAGCGTAAGATCATGAAACTGCTGCTGAAGATCAAGAACGGAACACCTCCCATGAGAAAG GCTGCCCTGCGTCAGATCACAGACAAGGCGAGGGAGTTTGGAGCAGGGCCCCTGTTCAACCAGATCCTGCCCCTGCTCATGTCTCCTACTCTGGAGGACCAGGAGCGCCACCTGCTGGTCAAGGTCATCGACCGCATCCTCTACAAGCTGGACGATCTCGTCCGCCCATATGTACACAAG ATCCTGGTGGTGATTGAGCCGCTGCTGATTGATGAAGATTACTACGCCAGAGTGGAAGGCAGAGAGATCATCTCTAATTTGGCCAAG gCTGCCGGCCTGGCCACTATGATCTCCACTATGAGACCTGATATTGACAACATGGATGAATACGTCAGAAATACAACAGCAAGAGCTTTTGCTGTCGTAGCGTCCGCTCTGGGTATCCCCTCCCTCTTGCCCTTCCTCAAAGCTGTGTGTAAGAGCAAGAAGTCTTGGCAGGCCCGCCACACGGGCATCAAGATTGTCCAGCAGATCGCCATCCTCATGGGCTGTGCCATCCTGCCCCATCTGAGGAGTCTGGTGGAGATCATCGAGCATG GTCTAGTAGATGAGCAGCAGAAGGTGCGGACCATCAGTGCCCTGGCCATCGCCGCCCTGGCTGAGGCTGCCACGCCCTACGGTATCGAGTCCTTTGACTCCGTACTCAAACCCCTGTGGAAGGGTATCCGACAGCACAGAGGAAAG GGTCTGGCTGCGTTCCTGAAGGCCATTGGCTACCTGATCCCTCTGATGGATGCTGAGTATGCTAACTACTACACCAGAGAGGTCATGCTGATCCTCATCAGAGAGTTCCAGTCCCCTGACGAGGAGATGAAGAAGATCGTGCTCAAG GTGgtgaaacagtgttgtggtaCTGATGGTGTGGAAGCCAACTACATCAAGACCGAGATCCTGCCTCCCTTCTTCAAGCACTTCTGGCAGCACAGGATGGCCCTGGACAGACGCAACTACAGACAG CTGGTGGACACCACAGTGGAGCTTGCCAACAAGGTGGGAGCAGCAGAGATCATCTCTCGTATAGTAGATGACCTGAAGGACGAGGCAGAGCAGTACAGGAAGATGGTGATGGAGACCATAGAGAAGATCATGGGGAACCTGGGAGCTGCTGACATCGACCACAAGCTGGAGGAGCAGCTGATCGACGGCATCCTGTACGCCTTCCAGGAACAGACCACGGAG GACTCTGTGATGTTGAACGGGTTTGGCACGGTGGTGAATGCCCTGGGGAAGAGGGTGAAGCCCTACCTGCCTCAGATCTGTGGTACAGTGCTGTGGCGTCTCAACAACAAGTCCGCCAAGGTCCGCCAGCAGGCTGCTGACCTCATCTCCCGCACCGCCGTGGTCATGAAGACCTGCCAGGAG gagAAGCTGATGGGTCACCTGGGAGTGGTGTTATATGAGTATCTAGGAGAAGAGTATCCTGAAGTACTGGGAAGTATCCTTGGTGCTCTCAAGGCCATCGTCAATGTCATCG GTATGCACAAGATGACTCCACCAATCAAAGACCTGCTACCTCGGCTGACACCCATCTTGAAGAACAGACATGAGAAGGTGCAGGAGAACTGTATTGACCTGGTGGGCAGGATTGCTGACAG GGGTGCTGAGTACGTGTCGGCCAGGGAGTGGATGCGTATCTGCTTTGAGCTGCTGGAGCTCCTCAAGGCCCACAAGAAGGCCATCCGCAGAGCCACTGTCAACACCTTTGGATACATCGCCAAGGCTATCGG acCCCATGACGTGCTGGCCACACTACTCAACAACCTGAAGGTTCAGGAGCGTCAGAACAGAGTGTGTACCACCGTAGCCATCGCCATTGTGGCTGAGACCTGTTCTCCTTTCACCGTGCTCCCCGCCCTCATGAACGAGTACCGCGTGCCTGAGCTCAACGTGCAGAACGGCGTGCTCAAGTCCCTGTCCTTCCTGTTTGAGTACATCGGGGAGATGGGCAAGGACTACATCTATGCTGTCACTCCCCTGCTGGAGGACGCACTGATGGACAG AGACCTGGTCCACAGACAGACTGCCAGTGCCGTGGTGCAGCACATGTCCCTGGGCGTCTACGGCTTCGGCTGTGAGGACTCCCTTAACCACTTGTTGAACTACGTGTGGCCCAACGTGTTTGAGACGTCGCCCCATGTAATCCAGGCTGTCATGGGGGCCCTGGAGGGTCTCAGGGTGGCGATCGGCCCCTGCCGCATGCTGCAGTATTGCCTGCAG GGTCTCTTCCACCCAGCCAGGAAGGTCCGAGACGTCTACTGGAAGATCTATAACTCGATCTACATCGGTTCCCAGGATGCTCTGATCGCTCACTACCCCCACGTCTACAACGATGAGAAGAACCCTTACCTCCGCTATGAGCTGGAGTACTTCCTGTGA